Within Saccharomyces paradoxus chromosome X, complete sequence, the genomic segment CTTGcaaaaatataaactgaataataaaaaggaaGTATAATACTAATCgttgctttttcaatttttgcGTCACCCAAATCGGTAATGTAAACTTCTTTTAGAATTAGAATAAAAGGAGTTTAAGGTTTGCTTCCTATCGATGgcttattattttttatatattccGCAATTTCAGCTCCTAAAAAGGACGTCAATTCACCTTTTGAATCATCTAAATGGGTAAGTCTATCACACATAGAAAGCAAATCATAATTGATTGATTTAGAAACTTTTGAGTCATGTTTATAATCTGGATGTTGTAATACAAAATTTCTAAAGAATTTTGCTGTTGTTGGCAATTTACCGCTTGCTCTATCAGAAATAAGCTttaaataacaatataaTCTCCTGTGTTGGGAAAAATGTTTTAACTCTTCCCAACCTTTGGTCACAAACCCTTTTTGGCATAAGATTGGCGTGATAAATTGAGGAAAGATACCATTCTCTGgattatgaaaaatttcgcTTATAGAACAATCTTCGGTTTCCACATCAGTGTCATTACgaaatgattttttccagtGAAATTTTCCTGACAGAATAGCATCCCTGTTATGGGCTGTCTTCATATTTTCCCATACTTTAGACATATGAATATATGCGTTTATATCATCAGAAAAAGTCAAAATACTATCAACGATCAAGTATATGAGTACGGAGTACGCGGCATTCTCAAAGTCTAATAGTTGCACTTCAAATGGTCTGAATTCCACTCTCCAACCGGGAGAATCCTTTTTGTCTGGGGTCGCTTGTTGCGTGGGAGGTTTAAAACGTAAGGTTTGCCAATTTGTACTTTGGATGTTTTCAAAGTGATTTGAAGACGTCCTATTGTCCTGATTCAATAGTTCCTCGAATGTAGATACTGGGTCTCTGATATAGAGATGCGCAAAATGTTTAGCAAGATCATAGTCCAGCGGTGCTTTATCATTCTCGAGTAGTCGTCCTAATACTTTTTCATTGACAGGTACATTTGTGTCGTTATAAGTcctattaaaaaatttcgatccacccaagaaaagatcaacTGAACTGTATCTTGATTTTGGTATTTCAAGGACTTTATCTTGTGCGTCTTTAGCAATTCCTCCAAATCCGTTCTTGTTGTATCTAGGCAGTAATGGTTCGACACCTCTTTCCTTCGGAGTACGGTCATCCACCGCACCAGATATTACATTCCAACGGACATCTTGGTCGGCTAACCAACCCTTAAAAGCAGGCGCAGCAGCAGAGAAGGCTAGCATTATAGGTGCGAAATTCACTAATGAATCGTACAGGTAACGTGCCTTGTTAATATTGGGTGCTTGGAAGGTCACTTGTAAACAAGAACAGCCCATACCAAAACCCATAGAATCCATATAAATGAATCCTGGTTTGGAAGCCAGTTTCGCCTCTTTGTCTTCTGGCAAAAACCAATCTCGATCGTAAATGGAATCATCGGTTTCCGGAGTAGCTATATCTTTATACATGGGGACATTCATGCAAACTTTTTCCCCACGCCTGGTTCTGATGCACGCTGTCAAGTTGGGAAACCTGACATGCCTGTTAATGACTTCATCGggcaaaaaaagagatCTGGAAGCGGCATTTTTATGGTTCCACGGATCCTTGATGTTAATAAAGTTGGGACATCCCATTCTCGGGAAGACAGTCAGCGTCAAAGGGACTGACCTGGAGCCCACATGCACGTTATTTTTGTTATCCTGTCTCGCATATTCAGACAGCTTATATTCAGCAATGGCACGTCTTTTTTGCATGTTCACCTCGACGTAACTGCCCACATAATTCAAATAGGGCGAAGCTGGCGTCGCTTCTAACATATAGCGGCCATACTCGGGGTGAAAGCTCACATCGTTAGCCTCACACAGGGACAAATCCTCCATATTAAGCTCCGTAAGTATCTTGTCATGGCAAACGTCGAGCATAGAATTTTTCTCCTTATCATCAAATTCCACAACCATGTACTCAAGCTCGTCTCCCCAGTAAAGAGGGTCATTATCTCTTTTGCCAGCGGCTTGGAAAATATACAGCAACTGCTCAATACCTTCATCCCTAATGTGCTCATTGTATGTCCTGGACTCAAACCACTGTAACGGCGTGCCCAACGCTAAGAGCcccattttcttcttctttgtgTATATTCTCGTCCTCTAAACCACCCTTCAATGTAATCTTATATCAAATCTACTCAATTTTTTAAGCTTCTACAAGTGACTCGAGACCACGTGGAAAAATCCAACTACTCCAGCACAACAATTTAATATAATTGTCTGCCCAACTCACAAGAGATAAGAACGACCTTGAATGTTTGGCAAGCCGGCGTTTATAAACAGGGAAGATGTCCTTTGTCAAGGGAGGCACAGGGCATGGCCATTTGGCAAAATGCAGGTTTTTCTGAGaataaaatatgaaaaaaaaaaggattgTAGCAGAGTCGGCTCACTGAAAAACCGGGGAGCACGAAAGGTTTCCAGCCACAGTTATAGTCACGTGTACGCTATGCTGACTAATGACAGCCGTCGTTGAGCAAAAGAGGATTAGTATGGTACAAGAAACGTAATTGCACTCCAAATAGCAAGTTCTTAGGGGAATACTGAGGATAGATAGGCTCTTGCCATCCAAGAATAGCAACAGGCATAGAAGGTTTCGCTTTTATAATTCGAAAAACTATGTTTGGTGTCAGTAAGAAGCAACAAGCGTGTGCCCGAAGGATACGTTTATGCGTGTAAACGTGCACACATAGTGGCAGAACTTTTCTTGACGATTAAATACGGACATACACACATAAATATACGCTAGTTCCTCGATGGATCTTGTCGCGCTGGATCAAGCCTGGTTGGTACGGAAAGTTTTTCTCTAATCATAACCGTCTTCGCATTGATTTCCCCTTTGACCGATAAAATCGCTTGGATTTCTTCGAATAGACAAAGAGGTGATCAAAGAGAACCCTGTGAAAGTTTATGCGTATGATCAGGCATAAAGTGAATCAGAAACTTTTAAGGAGCCAGCCGAAGCATGAGTGACGAAGCATACCAGCATGACCATACAGTAAATCCTCACCAGAAGGTGGCTGTAAACAGCTACGATTGGTTACAGTATCGTGATGAGCAAGATCACTTTAAAAGCAAAAACCCGATAACGCACATGTCTCCGGAGATCAGCTTAAATACACACAATTCAGAGATAGCGGCAGTTCCTCAGGCGTTCAGTCCTTCCTATCAATCTCTGGCTAACGTGCTGTCCGAAAGCCCGCGACCTGACCAGGCTTCAGGGTCCAATCCTGCCGTTGGGTTGCTTCACAATGCAGAAGACAAAGCGTCAAGACAGGAAGATGACGGAAGTCGATATGAGATTCAATATTCGGTATTCCGTCCCTTGCATGCCTATCCAACCAAGGACTTGGCGTATGAACAACTCCGAAAAAGGGAAGAACAGGAACAGAGAGAACACTTCGAACATTTGGTTTCTGACTGTATTGAGGCCGTGGAGACATTTGGACGAGAACTGGAGAGGATCCAAGCTGGCTCGAGTGGGTCGTATTTTGTGTATGGAACACAGGCCAACGAAAGCGTACCGGTGGGAGTCTTCAAGCCGAAGGATGAGGAACCATATGGTCCATTTTCTCCGAAATGGACTAAATGGGCTCACCGCACATTTTTCCCATGTCTGTTTGGCAGGAGCTGTTTGATTCCAAACCTCGGGTACATCTGTGAAAGTGCGGCCAGTTTGCTGGATAGGCGACTGGAAACGCATCTTGTGCCCTATACAGATACTGCATCTATAGAGTCTTTTAACTTTTAtgataatagaaaaaaatgggtgTTAGGATACAActttcagaagaagaaacaaaagaagctAGGTTCgtttcaactttttttgaaggagTACATTAATGCTGATGAGTTCTTTCATAAGTACCCATTACCGGGGATGTATTCAGATGTTAAACATCCGTTCCACCGTAAACCATCCGGTGAAGATATCAATCATAAACCAGAGGCACCCAAGAACTTAATAGAAGAGATAGAGCAGCCCAAGCAAATAAATTCCTCTCCAATTTCGACGGaatctgaagaaaatatggaaTTTGAATGGACAGAATCCATTTTAAGTCAGTTCAGATTGGAACTAGAAAAACTTATCATTCTCGACTATATAATGAGAAACACAGATAGAGGTCTAGACAATTGGATGGTAAAACTAATCAAACTTCCAAATAATGGGTGGAAGCTCAAGCTGGCCGCTATCGACAATGGCTTGTCCTTTCCCTGGAAGCATCCAGATGAGTGGCGTCTGTACCCGTATGGATGGTTGTATTTGCCTTTGCAACTACTGGCCAAACCATTTTCTGAGCAAATGAGATCTCATTTCCTGCCGATATTGACAAGCACCAAATGGTGGGAAGAATCATACCAAGAATTCTTGACCCTTTTTAGCAGAGACCAAGATTTTAACGTCCGAATGTGGAAAAAGCAATGGGCAGTGTTAAAAGGACAAGCGTTCAACGTTGTCGAAACTTTAAAAGACCCGCGACAAGGCCCATTGGAGCTGGTTAGAAGAACAAGATGCCAGGTAATAGATGAGAAGATGCAAGTTCCCTGCTGCCCACCTCCAGTCTCTATCTTCAAAAACGCCATAGACGAACCTATTGGATTATATTCCACTTCACCGATGGTACTCCCCAGCACACCAAGCACGATTCCATTTCATGCACATAGTCGAAATGATAGTAATCCTGTATACTATGATTCCACTCTGCACCCGTTTGCTAATAAAACAGTGATAGCAGAGCGGCTACAAATAGTCAATTCTACTCCCGTGTTCACTTGGTGCTGATCTTTGGGATAATTCAATACATACCCAATATAATATCGCACCTCTACTATAGTATATAGGAAATAAATACTTTCAACTAAAACTCTTTCTGTAGTGTTAGGGAGTAATCGGCTATTATTTTGTGtgtcttcaaaaaatcggAACCAAAGTAGATCTTAGGCGGATTCATAGTAAAAATAGCCTTAAGAATTTAGGAAAATAGACAGATACtcgaaaaggaaaagaagatccTAACAAGCCATTACACTGATCTGATTTGCTTAAAAGGTGAATATCTTTCTAAGTGGTTGGtgaaaggaaaaggttACATCTGTTGCTCTCATGAATTTGTTTTGGCCTTCAGAAACcaaaaagcaaaatgaAACACCTGGTGGCGATTATACACCCAGGAACTTACCTCCAGCACAAGAGGCTGGCCGATTCCTTAATCGAGACATATTCAGAAGTTGTCCACGAGTTTTGGAAAGGCAGTTCGGTGAATGTCTGCATAATAGAACGCATTTAATCAAGGATCTAATTTCTTCTGGCAATGTTGGATTGGGTCCAATTGAGATAGTTCACATGTCTTACTTGAACAAAcatgaaaaagaagaatttggtGAATATTTCTACGTTACGGGAGTTGAAGTTTCCGACCCTTCAATACCCGTAGAATTCCTTAAGGTATTAAAGTCGAATCAACGGATCTCCAAAAACATATCGAATAACATCATATCCACTTATTGCtgttttaattttttcagcaatCTAGACATCCGTATTAGATACGATGCTGATAATACTTTCCAGACAATGGCAATCGACTGTAACAAGGAAACCACTGATCTGACCATGACAGAAAAAATGTGGGAAGAAACGTCCGTAAGCTCCATCATCCGAGCGATCACAACAAATATTAATCCAGAATTAAAACCCCCCGGTTTATTAGAGTGTCCATTTTACATTGGAAAAGATACTGTATCttcttgcaaaaaaatcatagaATTACTATGCGGCTTCTTACCACGGTCGCTGGACTGCGGATGGGATTCTACTAAGAGTATGCAAATTACAATTGTCAATAACTATTTAATGTATAGtttaaaaagttttattGCAACCACGCCGGGCTTAGTAGATTTTACCATCGACCATTTGAAGGGACTTGCCAAGAAAGATCCAATCCATGACATATACTACAAAACGGCTATGATTACCATTTTAGATCACGTTCAAACAAATGAGATAGAAATGATAACTATTTTAAATGAGACACTGGACCCGCTTTTATCTCTGCTGAATGATTTACCTCCTCGCGATGCTGATTCAGCACGGTTAATGAATTGCATGAGTGACTTGCTGAACATccaaacaaaatttttgttaaaCAGAGAAGACTACGAACTAGCATTAAGCGTCTCTGATACATCAACTGAACTAGCCTTAGATTCTTTCGAAGCCTGGTACAACTTAGCGAAGTGTCACATCAAAAAGGAGGAGTATGACAAAGCTCTCTTTGCAATAAATTCGATGCCTCGCCTGCGGAAAAATGATGAATACCTGGAAACAACGTACGGTAGGTTTCTCACCTCCaattattataaaaaacCATTAAATGGCACTCGCCAACATTGCGACCTAAATTCAACGGAATTCACCAATCTCTGTGGAACGTTAAGAAACTGGAAAGAGGATGAGTTAAAACagcaaatttttggaagaattgcAATGataaacgaaaaaaaaatcggCTATACCAAACAAATTTGGGACGGTATCGCGATAAAGTTGGGCCCCATTTGTGGTCCGCAATCGGTGAATTTGATTAATTATGTCTCACCTCAAGAGgtcaaaaatataaaaaatattaatcTAATAGCAAGGAACACGATCGGCAAACAGTTGGGATGGTTTAATGGTAAAATATATGGGTTGCTAATGGAAATTGTGAACAAGATTGGTTGGAATGGGCTATTAAACATCCGAACAGAAGCTTTCATGATGGAAACTGAATTCTACCAAATGTCTAACAACATTACCGATGAGAACGGTCATATACCGATGGAAACCCGAAAGAAAAGGTTTTGTGAGAAGTGGCTAgatgatttatttttggatCTGTACCAAGACCTGAAATTAAGCAAGATTAGCCTAAAcaataaagatgaaaaacATAGCGGATTAGAGTGGGAACTTTTAGGTTTGATCATGTTGCGCACCTGGCATTGGGAAGATGCCGTAGCTTGTCTACGAACAAGTATAGTAGCTCAATTTGACCCCGTAAGTTGTCAGCAGCTACTAAAAATATACCTGCAACCTCCAAATAACATCCAAGAGGTTACATTACTAGACACAGATATCGTAATAAGTTTActgatcaagaaaatatcatatGATTGCAGGTATTATAATTATTGCCAGATTTTTAATCTGCAACTGCTAGAAAAACTATGCAACGAATTGGGTATGCATATACTGCGCAACAAGATCCTCGTTCAACCCTCCATAGGAGATGAAATCATGGTCATGATCGATACCATGCTTGCGTGGATAGCCGACCTACATCACGCAGCACAACCTTGATGAACTAAACGGGTGCTGATATTAATATTTAACCACTGCGGTTAAATGGGCCGAGAGTAAGGGTAACCgtatatatttcttttttttctctttacGTATTGAGCtgggaaagaaaatttttttttgcgaGGGATTGACGGCTAACGCCAAAACACTCCGAAGAGGATGAGAAAAGCTTGGGCATCGCTCGAAGTCATCGAACGGAACTATTTTGGTTTAAAATTTCACCAAATCTACTTGATAAGGGTAGTTGTAGCTAGCGTGTTTGAGAAAGGTACGCACAAAATATATTTTACTagatctttatttttagcTTGACATAATACATGCTAATTATTTTAGTTCATTAaagatttccaaaaaaatttgttttaGTTAGCTTTTAAGAATAGTGGCATTCATTGTTTTGCCCATTTAATTAttaggaaaaaattatgtCAGGGTCCTTCTGGAAGTTTGGACAAGATTTTAGTTCACAATCTCCGTTATCTAAGCTGCTGAATAGGGCTTTTATCAAGCTTGATGATAAACGTACTAGTACGGAagcaaaagagaaaattgATTCTAATAGCACAgatgaaaatttggaaagcAATTCCTTGAAATCGGAAgacgaggaagaagaggaatGCGATCTGCCTAGCAGGGAAGAAGACTACAAAGCTTATAAACCAAATCTGAGTCTGCTGAACGATCTtttagatgatgaagagttATATACTGAACTAATGTGTTCTAACTTCAAGCTACTAATATACTTAAAGTACCCTGAAGTATTGTCCAAATTGATAGATTATGTCAGAAATAATACCATACTTGACTCCAGTATTGATAGAGTTATTTCCGAGGAGAGTGATTTAGTACATGATGAAGACAAATACATAGCGGAGGATTTTGAGAATGGTAACGCAAAAACGAAAAGCATTGGCGGTATTTCTGAACGAAAAGAACGCACACACagtgatgaagaagagcaaTTGGAAAGCGAAGAGAATGATAATGCCTCTGAGGATACGAGAGTTACTCTTCCCCATGAAATAGAGGAACACGATGATATTCGAAGAGCCAGAATAGCTGCTGAAATATTGTCCGCCGACGTATGGCCCATATCATCTGCTTTGATTGAAAACGAAGGGCTCCTGACCAAGCTTTGGTCGATCCTCAGGCACCCTTCTCCATTGTCAATTGAGGCATCAACAtattttatgaaaataaacgAACGTCTCTTGGACATGAATATGGACGGAATCATCGAATTCatactgaaaaaagaacacaTTGTTGACGATTTCTTGGCACATATAGATAATCCGCCCTTGATGGATTTTCTATTAAAAGTGATATCGACCGATAAGCCAGAAATATCAAATGGAGCTATCCAACTGTTTAAGGAACAAAATTTGGTTCCAAAGTTGATTAATTTACTCGATCCTGTATTTGATTCTTGCACGCAATCTGCTGCCGGTGACTTTCTGAAAGCTCTGGTTACCATTAGCGGCAACTGTCCTAATGAAATCACTTCGAGCATCGGACCTAATGAATTAACAAGGCAATTAGTTTCTGCAAATATGGTGAAACAACTTATGGATATAATGCTCAAGGGAGGTAATTCGTTAAATAATGGCGTTGGGATTATCATTGAGCTGATAAGGAAAAACAACTCTGATTATGATGCTATACAGACAAATTATACCACCATTAAATCTCATCCCCCAACAGATAGAGACCCAATTTATTTGGGATATTTGGTTAAAATGTTTTCGGAACGCATGGCTGATTTTAACAAAATACTaactgaaaagaagattccTCTTTTACAGACATCCTATGGGACTATTGAACCGTTGGGATTTGAAAGATTCAAGATATGCGAACTTATTGCTGAACTGTTACACTGCTCAAACATGACTTTATTGAATGAACCGAACGCCTATGATGTTGTAAGAGAGCGTGATATCGAAAGAGAGAGAATCTTCAATTCACAAGATTGCGCGAATTCTAACGATTGTAGtgaatcaaaagaaaatgaagatgtCAACGGAGGCGATGctaatgatgaagaggaagatgataCAAATCAGGTAGAATCTGCTGGCACCTCAATTGATGGGGAAGAAGTTATCGATAAGTTAAATTCTTTACAGATAGAATCTAATAAAGTAAaccagaaaatgaataatgAAGAGCAAAGTAGTTCAATGCCAGATTTCAGCAATGGTGATCTagatgacgaagaaaatgaaaatccATTTGAACCCCAATATTCAGACGTCATTCTAGATTCTTCTGACatggagaaaaaatttcgcATTTCTCCTAACATTGGAGATCAACTGAAAATCGCTTTACAAGATACCGGGGTGGTAGATACTATGCTCGAAATGTTTTTTCACTTCCAGTGGaataattttcttcataacGTAGTCTACGATGTCGTTCAGCAGATTTTCAATGGTCCACTCAAAATAGGTTATAATAGGTTCCTTTTAGGCGATCTCCTAATCAACATCCGTTTAACCGATATGATTATTAAAGGAAACAATGAATGCACAGAATATGAGAAAGCACACGATACCAGACTTGGATATATGGGCCACCTGACTCTAATTGCGGAAGAAGTCACCAAATTTACTGCATACATTGAAGAGATGAACATTAGCTTTGAAAACACTGAAGTAATGAGTTCTTTATTCGAGAGTAAATGGATTACATATACCGAGGATGTTTTAGAGGatttaaaggaaaaatacaACGCCATATTAGGTGATATCGCCGAAGAAGGAGACATGttggaaaatgaagaagaggataCTGTTTACGGCAAGGGAGCGCATCCTATGGGAACCGTTGATGACTATATTAATGACATAATGCAAATGGACAATGTACGGTGTCAACCAGtggaagatgatgaaggaGAAGGGTATGTTagttttgatgaagatgaacCCCAAGAATATTGTAACGACGATTCTGTCAGAAACAAGGAATCTGACTCATCAAAAGGTGAACGTGACCACCAAGAGCACCTATATTACGAGTACGTCAGTGAAGATGGTACAAAAACAAGGTTGAACTTCGACTCTGGTTGTGATTCCACGGAACAAGCTACAGATGAAGTGGATGGCGACGATAAGATACCACTGAAGCTCAAACGAAGTTTTACGGACGCGTGCAAATCTGAAATAATACTGAATAATACCGTTCAtactaaagaagaaagtgaaTTTCAATTTAGCACCGAATTTAGCGACGGCTGGGAGTCATCACCTTCTAATTCAATACCTAAGAGAGTTTCCCCGTCGAAAAATGACATGAACTCACCTGTGTTTCAGCATCAGTTTGAACTTCATAGTCCCACTGATGAACGTAGCGGTCATAAGGGTGAAATATCAAGCGCCGGTGGCCATGACTACGACGTAGATGAGTACGACGAATTGAGCGACGACAGCGATGAAGAGTACGATAACTGCGAAGATGAAGACAGTTTAGATTATGCTGATTCCAACGCATATGCATTGTGTAGGTCCAAAAGTAAGGACAAGATATCATGggatgaagaagagcaGGCACGATTAATGGGTGTTGTAAAATTTAATACGGAGCATTACAGGGACTAGGAAATACTAATTAAATAATTctaatagtaataatgattataataataagaaaaaataattgtACAGCAAAACGTGTACATTCCTAATCCACAATCGTTTGATACCCTTATAAAGTTTAGGGTTTCCTTCAGTTGCCCCATTGCAACGTTGCCCACTTGACGACGTCCTTGGGTTACTTGGTAACCGAAAACGAAAAAGGcgttttcattttcgtgTAGTTTTTTCCGAATTTCCGTTGAATTTATATAAACTCACAATTGATTCATCAAGaccttcaaaaatataaaacaatttcatcatcgaacgtaaagaaaaataacttCAAACATATTTACAGAATGTCGAAAAAACTTGCATCTCCATTGTCCTTCTTACCCCTTTATAATTTGTTTTCTGCTGTTGGTTGGTCTTATTTGCTTTACTTAGTCATTTCCCTATATCCAAAAATTGGTCAGCCAGCATTTTTCTACCAAACTAAAAATATCGCTACCGTTATTCAATGTGGTGCCACAATCGAGATCATAAACTCATTGTTAGGAATCGTGCGTTCCCCATTGCTGACCACTGTTGCCCAGGTGTCTTCAAGGCTACTAGTTGTCCTCGGCATCTTCCAATTGCTGCCAAACACAAGTGGCGTTCAATCAATTGTTTACATAACATTGTTATTGGCATGGTCTATAACTGAGATCGTCAGATacttatattattttttcactttggTGTTTAAGAATGGCGCGCCCAAGATCGTAGTTCTATTAAGATATAATTTGTTCTGGATTTTGTACCCTACCGGTGTCGCCAGCGAACTACGCATTATTTACTGTGCTTTAAATGCCGCTGAAACTCAGTATTCCTTACTTTACAAAAGATTATTGGTGGCTGCGATGCTCACTTATATTCCAGGCTTCCCAATGCTCTTCTTACACATGGTAAcacaaagaagaaaagtcATGAAAAATCTAAGATCTTCATTTGGGAAGAAGCTAATATGAGTCCTTTAGATAGacttcttttatattttctataAAATACTAAACTTCATGCTGAAATTGCTTCAACTATCTTAATTATATCGCCGGTATGTTGCGGTGCACGGGCTTTATATTCAGCAAAATTGCGAAGAGTAGCCGGATTAGAAAGCTTTAGAAAAGATATCGAAGCACACTTGATTTTAACCTTCCAGCCTGCTGAAACAACTGTGCTTAGACAATTTCGAGAGTATTTCTCTAATTTTCATGCTACAATTCAAGTTTATAAGGCCA encodes:
- the LSB6 gene encoding 1-phosphatidylinositol 4-kinase LSB6 (Type II phosphatidylinositol 4-kinase~similar to YJL100W), with the translated sequence MSDEAYQHDHTVNPHQKVAVNSYDWLQYRDEQDHFKSKNPITHMSPEISLNTHNSEIAAVPQAFSPSYQSLANVLSESPRPDQASGSNPAVGLLHNAEDKASRQEDDGSRYEIQYSVFRPLHAYPTKDLAYEQLRKREEQEQREHFEHLVSDCIEAVETFGRELERIQAGSSGSYFVYGTQANESVPVGVFKPKDEEPYGPFSPKWTKWAHRTFFPCLFGRSCLIPNLGYICESAASLLDRRLETHLVPYTDTASIESFNFYDNRKKWVLGYNFQKKKQKKLGSFQLFLKEYINADEFFHKYPLPGMYSDVKHPFHRKPSGEDINHKPEAPKNLIEEIEQPKQINSSPISTESEENMEFEWTESILSQFRLELEKLIILDYIMRNTDRGLDNWMVKLIKLPNNGWKLKLAAIDNGLSFPWKHPDEWRLYPYGWLYLPLQLLAKPFSEQMRSHFLPILTSTKWWEESYQEFLTLFSRDQDFNVRMWKKQWAVLKGQAFNVVETLKDPRQGPLELVRRTRCQVIDEKMQVPCCPPPVSIFKNAIDEPIGLYSTSPMVLPSTPSTIPFHAHSRNDSNPVYYDSTLHPFANKTVIAERLQIVNSTPVFTWC
- the CHS6 gene encoding Chs6p (Member of the ChAPs (Chs5p-Arf1p-binding proteins) family~similar to YJL099W) yields the protein MNLFWPSETKKQNETPGGDYTPRNLPPAQEAGRFLNRDIFRSCPRVLERQFGECLHNRTHLIKDLISSGNVGLGPIEIVHMSYLNKHEKEEFGEYFYVTGVEVSDPSIPVEFLKVLKSNQRISKNISNNIISTYCCFNFFSNLDIRIRYDADNTFQTMAIDCNKETTDLTMTEKMWEETSVSSIIRAITTNINPELKPPGLLECPFYIGKDTVSSCKKIIELLCGFLPRSLDCGWDSTKSMQITIVNNYLMYSLKSFIATTPGLVDFTIDHLKGLAKKDPIHDIYYKTAMITILDHVQTNEIEMITILNETLDPLLSLLNDLPPRDADSARLMNCMSDLLNIQTKFLLNREDYELALSVSDTSTELALDSFEAWYNLAKCHIKKEEYDKALFAINSMPRLRKNDEYLETTYGRFLTSNYYKKPLNGTRQHCDLNSTEFTNLCGTLRNWKEDELKQQIFGRIAMINEKKIGYTKQIWDGIAIKLGPICGPQSVNLINYVSPQEVKNIKNINLIARNTIGKQLGWFNGKIYGLLMEIVNKIGWNGLLNIRTEAFMMETEFYQMSNNITDENGHIPMETRKKRFCEKWLDDLFLDLYQDLKLSKISLNNKDEKHSGLEWELLGLIMLRTWHWEDAVACLRTSIVAQFDPVSCQQLLKIYLQPPNNIQEVTLLDTDIVISLLIKKISYDCRYYNYCQIFNLQLLEKLCNELGMHILRNKILVQPSIGDEIMVMIDTMLAWIADLHHAAQP
- the GSH1 gene encoding glutamate--cysteine ligase (Gamma glutamylcysteine synthetase~similar to YJL101C), with the translated sequence MGLLALGTPLQWFESRTYNEHIRDEGIEQLLYIFQAAGKRDNDPLYWGDELEYMVVEFDDKEKNSMLDVCHDKILTELNMEDLSLCEANDVSFHPEYGRYMLEATPASPYLNYVGSYVEVNMQKRRAIAEYKLSEYARQDNKNNVHVGSRSVPLTLTVFPRMGCPNFINIKDPWNHKNAASRSLFLPDEVINRHVRFPNLTACIRTRRGEKVCMNVPMYKDIATPETDDSIYDRDWFLPEDKEAKLASKPGFIYMDSMGFGMGCSCLQVTFQAPNINKARYLYDSLVNFAPIMLAFSAAAPAFKGWLADQDVRWNVISGAVDDRTPKERGVEPLLPRYNKNGFGGIAKDAQDKVLEIPKSRYSSVDLFLGGSKFFNRTYNDTNVPVNEKVLGRLLENDKAPLDYDLAKHFAHLYIRDPVSTFEELLNQDNRTSSNHFENIQSTNWQTLRFKPPTQQATPDKKDSPGWRVEFRPFEVQLLDFENAAYSVLIYLIVDSILTFSDDINAYIHMSKVWENMKTAHNRDAILSGKFHWKKSFRNDTDVETEDCSISEIFHNPENGIFPQFITPILCQKGFVTKGWEELKHFSQHRRLYCYLKLISDRASGKLPTTAKFFRNFVLQHPDYKHDSKVSKSINYDLLSMCDRLTHLDDSKGELTSFLGAEIAEYIKNNKPSIGSKP
- the SAP185 gene encoding Sap185p (Protein that forms a complex with the Sit4p protein phosphatase~similar to YJL098W), whose protein sequence is MSGSFWKFGQDFSSQSPLSKLLNRAFIKLDDKRTSTEAKEKIDSNSTDENLESNSLKSEDEEEEECDLPSREEDYKAYKPNLSLLNDLLDDEELYTELMCSNFKLLIYLKYPEVLSKLIDYVRNNTILDSSIDRVISEESDLVHDEDKYIAEDFENGNAKTKSIGGISERKERTHSDEEEQLESEENDNASEDTRVTLPHEIEEHDDIRRARIAAEILSADVWPISSALIENEGLLTKLWSILRHPSPLSIEASTYFMKINERLLDMNMDGIIEFILKKEHIVDDFLAHIDNPPLMDFLLKVISTDKPEISNGAIQLFKEQNLVPKLINLLDPVFDSCTQSAAGDFLKALVTISGNCPNEITSSIGPNELTRQLVSANMVKQLMDIMLKGGNSLNNGVGIIIELIRKNNSDYDAIQTNYTTIKSHPPTDRDPIYLGYLVKMFSERMADFNKILTEKKIPLLQTSYGTIEPLGFERFKICELIAELLHCSNMTLLNEPNAYDVVRERDIERERIFNSQDCANSNDCSESKENEDVNGGDANDEEEDDTNQVESAGTSIDGEEVIDKLNSLQIESNKVNQKMNNEEQSSSMPDFSNGDLDDEENENPFEPQYSDVILDSSDMEKKFRISPNIGDQLKIALQDTGVVDTMLEMFFHFQWNNFLHNVVYDVVQQIFNGPLKIGYNRFLLGDLLINIRLTDMIIKGNNECTEYEKAHDTRLGYMGHLTLIAEEVTKFTAYIEEMNISFENTEVMSSLFESKWITYTEDVLEDLKEKYNAILGDIAEEGDMLENEEEDTVYGKGAHPMGTVDDYINDIMQMDNVRCQPVEDDEGEGYVSFDEDEPQEYCNDDSVRNKESDSSKGERDHQEHLYYEYVSEDGTKTRLNFDSGCDSTEQATDEVDGDDKIPLKLKRSFTDACKSEIILNNTVHTKEESEFQFSTEFSDGWESSPSNSIPKRVSPSKNDMNSPVFQHQFELHSPTDERSGHKGEISSAGGHDYDVDEYDELSDDSDEEYDNCEDEDSLDYADSNAYALCRSKSKDKISWDEEEQARLMGVVKFNTEHYRD